CTGCTGGTACTAACATCAAGCAAGACAAGCCTCATTGGCTTCCTCGTCAACTCGTCTGTGGAACGACTCAACGTCTATCACCGATGGGTCTCACGTGGCTTACTGCTGCTGGCAACTTTGCACTTTGGACTGCAGAGTCATGCCTGGAACATCTATGGCTTGATGGTCCTCGAATGGAAAACTGACGAGTGCACACCCACGGGCATCTCTGCGTATGCCCTCTTGCTCTGGATGAATCTGACCTCGTTGGCGCCGTTGCGCTTCTTCAAGTATAAAATATTTGTCGTGCAGCATTTGCTCACGTATTTTGGCTTTACAGTTGCGCTTGTCTATCACCTGTACGGAACGTCATCGCCCTATTCGACAAATTACATCTACATTAGCATTGCCTTGTATCTGGTCGGTCAGTTGGTTCGCTTTGTGAGGATGGTTGTTGTCAACATTCGGCCGAGTAGAGCGACTTTGACACCACTTGAGGGTAGCGCAACCAAAATTCGGCTCTCTAACCCGGGAATCAAGTCATGGCAAGCAGGGTCGTATGTACGCCTGTTTATTCCCCGATTCAACATCGTACAGGGACACCCAGCGACGATATTGTCGACCCCATCCTCACATGGAGGTGATATGGTGTTTATCCTGCGGTCATGCGGCAGCTTCACCAAACGTCTTCTAAAAGCTGCCCAAATTGAGGGGCATCAGTCTATGCATCTGACGCTCATTGACGGACCGTATCCTAGCCCACATGCAGATTTTGCCTGCTTCGATACGCTCGTCCTCATTGCCGGGTCGACTGGAGTAACCTTTACCCTCTCTGTTCTTCAGGATATTGCACAGCGTGCCAAAACGCACAAGATTCTTCCGCTTCGAATCCTCTATTTCACCTGGGTAATTAAACACCAGAGTTGGATATCTTGGGTCTCCGAAGAACTTCGCACAGCGTTTAGCATGCTTCAAGAAGCAGGTGTTGAAACGCTCTGTAATATTCATATCACAGGCGAAGAGGGCATTGCTGGAGACGAGGAGTCTGCTAGAAGAGGTCAATTACAAGAgcgagaaaaagaacaagacattGAAGTTGATGGATGTCCTGTTCTTGACGACGAGAAGACTGAAGTCTCGAAATCGCGGGACCCTGGGACATCAGATGCAGACATCTCGTTCGCGGAGCTACATGTGGGACGGCCTACTTTCCGAACCATGCTTGAAAGACGAGTAAACCAGGCGCAAGGCGAGACGGCTGTTGCGGTTTGTGGTCCGTTAGGGCTATCAATAGCCGTGAGGTCAGCCGTGGTGAGGATAAGTGATGATTTGGCTGTCGACAAAGGGAGCGGACTGGATGGGCTATATTTGCATGTCGAGAATTTCGACTAGTTGTGGAAGATTCATATTGACAACCCGCCTGCCAGATCGTAGCTaatctcattcttcttttttttttttttaattgaACTGGGGTTGGTAGATGAGCGCAAGCATAGTACgtgtgtatgtatatgcGTACGTCGATGAATTCACTGTACTTTGATAACATCTATGCAATTCAGTAAAGACTTGCATATCAAGAAAAACGGCTGAGCTTCCTTCATGTGGTAAAAACAACATATTGAAGAGTTGGAAATATTCCACGAAGCAAACATCTATTATTTCGCATATTCCATCTCGTTTGACGCAGAACTACCATCATGAAAATAATGACAGCAATAACAACGACTCCTACATACCGTTATAATGGTCGATATCAAATATGCGATTGTCTAGAGATCATGCGGTGACTCTTTGGGAACCACAGTGAAAGAAAATTAAGCTGAGGCACACTCAAATGCTTTCTCTAGATAGCTGACACAAAAAGATCTCAGCTATCAAGGGGCTTATAGAGGTAGAGTTATTTGATCAGTGTCACTATTTGCAAAAAGATCATAATCATCAAGATTTAACAAGCTAGTTGTTTGTATCAATGAGAGTAAATAGCAGGGAACATAAACAAATAAGGACCAAATCATCGACTCACTCACAAGGGGTGGCTATCATCGTCGCATTCTAATTCAAGCTGTATAAACCTCCCGAACCTCAACAACTGCTTCCCCCGCTTGATCCTTGATTGTAACATCAATTTGAGAAGAGTTAGGGCCATTGCTATGTCCCATTTTGCTTATGGATACTTTCCTGCgtatcgtcttcttcttgacgaaTAAGTAATGTCCTTCAGGTGTCGTCTCTCTGGATCGGCTTTTTCGTTCTTCAGATATTTCTTCGTATTCAACCTGACATGTCACTCCGTTCTTCTTGAATTCTGTCAATGGGGGTTCTTCTTGGAAGTGATTGCTCTCAGATGGTGTCGAAGCATGACTTTCATTGACGATAACCCTCGGAATTTCATTTTCAGTGGCGCCAGAAGAGGCATCAAATGCGCTTGGTTGTCGAATAGAGTCTGCCGGTGTAGCAGCGGAGAATGCACCGGAAGCATTAGCTGATTTGCCGACTTTATTCATCAGTGCATCCATTTTAGATATTGAGAAGGGAAACATTAGCCGGGATATAGTGTCTCCCTCCGGTGTTAGTTTGTACTGCCCCTCTTGTTGGTGTAGAGTGTAAGCAGGCATCTTGAGCCATCGTTCCGCCAACTTGACGACTTCGATTGCCACTGCTCTGGATACTAGAAACCATTCTTTATGATATCCTTTGCATTGTGGACATTGAAAAAACAAAATTCTTTTGTGCCGTAGTATTGCATGAGCAATCTTTTCGGCTTGGCGAACACCAATGAATGCTCCACCCTCAGTTTCATGAATAGTCCTCGTCCCATATTTATAACAATTCTTGGATTGTTTGAGTCTCAACGCGGCAGAAGAACTCGAATATCCGATCTTGAATATACCAGATACCTCGGTATGCTCAAGGACATAAAGAATACCGCCAGACATTACCTTAGCATCGAGAGGTTTTCGTACCGCGTCGTATATTTTAGAATTGATGTGCTCCTTCCCCTTTTCCGGAAGATGAGCAACCCCGATTTTGTTTAGCTTTTCTgtttgttcttcatcttcgtccgAACAACGGCGATCTGCCTCGACCTTGGTGTTCTGGGCAGCATTCTCAATGTTCAAGCCCTTAATTTGCTCTGTAATCGAGTCCAAGGCAGGATCGCCATGTCCTGGACTATCAGGAGCAGCGCTCGATATGTTCATGCTGCCTAGATCAGGAAGCGATTCTGAAGAACTAGTGTATGGTGTCGCGCTTCCCGATGAAGTCATTGGTGGTGAATTTGGAGCagctttcttcctttgtaCTTTCCATTCGTTAAAGGCGTCACTGGCATCTTCGCGATGATATCTGCAGTACATAAGAGTAATAAGAGTTTCCATTGTCTCGTAGTGGCTATTGGTATCGACACATTCTGCCAGGGGTGGAAACTCAGACAAAAGATCGGCATGGTCCTTTCGTTCTGAAGCTGTACAAGCCAAATTTCTGCAGCGATCGGCTGTGCCTTTCTTAAATCCTCGGCATATTAAAAATCTGAATTTGTTTGGATTCGGAAATGGGGTGATGCCTTCGAGCATTGAGGCGAGCTCCTCGAAAACTCGATGCTCGATTGAGGCTGCCATATTGAAACAGATTTAATCCTTGATTACAATTCCACTGAGTTCCTACTTTTAAAAATGGCTGGGGAAAGAGTAGCTATTAATATGATGGAGTGAGAGGCCGGAGCTGGGCTATGCTGGTCAAGCAAGGGCTCGTATGCATGTTGGTTGTTAGTTTGCCTAGCTCCGCATTTTGCTCATGTGCCCTGCACTGAAGAAACATTTCACGATAGGCTGATTCTATCGCAATTTGTAGCAGTTTAATGTAGCTAGTCGAAAAAGGCAGCTCGTTTTAGAAAGCTGAATGGGTTATCTATTCATAGACTCCTAGTAGAACGGAAACCCCGTGTTGTTTGCGACGGCTTGTCCGTTGTTGGATGCTTAATATTATTGCAATGCTAAAAGTAGGTAAGATTGTTAATTCTGTGCCAAAAGATCCCATACGTTATTACGCCATGCACTATGGAAACGATTCTTTCTATTCGTGGTGTGTTCGGGATTTAGCATGCGGCCAGGTATCCGCCCGTGCAATGGTATTATGtcgacatcgccgccatGCGGCTCAAGGCACACGCATTATTGTCACTATTACTGCTTCGATTCTGAGCATACTTCATATCAATATCCATTTATCACTAACATGGAGTTCTTGAACCGCAACCACGGGAGATGAGAGCTTAGAGTCTACTTGTGAGTAAAACGTAGGCTCTCGCTTTTGACAACTCAATATAACTTCGGCTGTAAACATGTGCCTTACTTATAAGTTTCAAGGTCCATAAGCAGTAGTTGTTGATTATTTTGATCTGAAATTGCAAAAAATAAGATGATAATTGATTCACGTTGATATGAAGGCAATGAAGGTGGGCTCTACTATGTACCCGCCATCAAAAACATCATCGCAAATTAATCAGGTGTATGTCGCTTCGCCACAGCAGCCTACATTATCTTTACACAATTCTCAACTCAAATATCCCATCAATTCTCCCCGATTCAATTTTCGATGACCACAGATCGCAAGTTCAGCAGTGGGATAAAGACTCGGATTCAGCCGCAATGACAATCATCCGATGGCACTCGAGAAATCTTCACTGGGAATGTTCAATGAACGCTAATACTAATGCAGTGACCGCAGCTTTACTTGACCCAAACATGCAGCCTCATTACACATCTTCACATGGGAATATTCGGTACCAATACCAGCCCCAAACCTGTTTCCGTCTACAGGATAGACATGGCGGAATCTCGAAGTGTGGCACCCCCGGATACGCGCTATGATCTAATAGTCATAGGCGCAGATGTTGGTCCACCCAACTGTGCGTGCGTCTTTTGTGCAGCTGATCAAATATAAGAGATGAAGTGGGCAGTTAATTAAAATTGTATATTAAAAGTCGCAACCTATACGCTCAGACTTGGAATCCTTCGAAGCTGCCTGAAGCCGGGGTTTGAGAGCAGACCGGGTTGATTTCAACTTCGTAGTCTGGAGGTGTAATTGATGGTTAAAAACTCGACAGAAGCCCGAATTTCCACTCCCTCTCCGGTCGTATGTGGCAGTAGTTTTTGCCATTCCGACTTGCTATTGATGGGCGAAAACTCTTCTGTCTCGCATAATTGTTTGCTCCAGTGGAATAGTTGAATATTTTAATTTGGGTACTCTAGTCAGTGCTCCCGCAGATTTTGACAAATTTGGTAAATGTTCGTAATGATCTTATCCAGACGTCTATTAGTGTAGGGTCTATGAGTTGCAAAATCTTTGCCGAAAGGGTTTGACTTCGTTCCTTACTCCAACTTCACCAAGACAAATTAAGAGGTATTTATATTAAATGGTGAGTTGTGATATATACCTAGTATAGATCTTGTTAATTACCCTCTCTAGTGACCCTCAAGGCACATATGCATTCGCAATCTGCTTTGGGACTTTCCAAGAATATTCGGTTCAAGGAGCGAACACATCCACTGTATTCCGAACCTTCAGTCATGCTcataatataattttttagtGAAGGTATATGAAAAATGTAGAGACGTCTAGATAAAGCTGCACTTTTTGCCCGGTAAACTTGTTTTCTTTGCGGATTCTCTAGTTCAACCACTTCAGGGAACGCAAGGCTGTGGAAGTGCGCCTGGGCTAGAAGCCATTATACTATATGCCTTGCTATCCAATCAACATACTTCGGGTCATTGACTGCCACTTTTGTGACTCGATTTCGCCAATCACAATCATCGTTCGGCGCCCATCAAATCTGCCTAACAATGCCACAAATGCTGCCCAGTCTGTTGCCTATTCCCTGTTGAATAAGAGATCCTACATTCGATTTTCGCAGTGGCTCGTCAGTTGTCTTACGTATTTGTTCATTTTGAACAGTTCATTTAACCAGACTACTGTACTATATCAGACTATAGCTATTTTTATCACTACTCATATCGCTAACCACTTCACCCAGGCAAATACAATTTATTCGCTGGGCAAAATGGCAACGGTGCCTAATCCCGATCCCACGCAAATGGCATTCTCAGAAGCCGTTCGCGAGTTCAAATCCAAGCTGAAAAACGAACAATTATAGGCGGAGATTATAAAAACCAAAACAATTGACGAGGTCTATGACGCAACGGACGCGCTTCAGGCTGAACAGGCGAAGCATGGACGACTTCGGCATCTTTCGAAAATTAAGCCATTTCTTGAAGGACTCCAAGGCTACGCAGATACCATCGATACATTTGTTCAAGTCAAACCAGATGTTCTTGCACTCATTTGGGGTCCCATCAAATTACTTATCCAATGGGCCGCTTCTCTAACTCAATCCATTGATGCCCTTGTCAATACCGCAGCTGAGATTGGTGAACTGCTACCCGAATTCAAGCTCATGGCTGCCATGTTCGGCAACAATGAGCAAATGAAGCTTGTGCTTGTCCTATTTTTCCAAGATATTCTGGACTTTTATGCCGTGGCTTTAAAGTTCTTTGGCTTGCCTCGTATGTTATTGACCCTGCGCAGTATATAAAGCGAACTGACGAGAGATCATTGCAGATTGGCGAGTGATGTTCGAGGCACTATGGCCTTCTcagaaggaaaaaattaaaattgTAATGGGTCATATCGGACGACACACAAATTTGATGAGAAACAAAGTTCGCCTAGAGCACCTCAGAGAGGAGTATGAACACAGACAGCGAGCTTTCGACCATTTTGAAGCAATACAGAAGAGTAATATGCGTCAAGAATACAACGTCATCAAGACTGACGTCTCCCCAAAGTTTTATGATGCTGAGCTGTATCGGATTCGGGGTCAGATCTGTAAGGGGACTGGCTGAAGCAAGCTAGTGATTTCAAGAAGTGGTTAAATGGAGACGATGATTCAACGCGGATATTATGGCTGTGCGGTATTCCTGGAGCAGGTTCGCCATCCCAATTTTCTTGTTCCCACTACATTAAAATGTGTTTACAAAGTGAATAGAAAAGACTCATCTAGCCGCTATGGCAATCAACTTTGCCATATCGACCAGAACTATATTCGCTTTTCTCAGCCACgctagcagtagcagcaccACGGCCTTGACAATTGTACATTCTCTAATATTCCAGTTGACTTCGGATGACGAAGGTCTTCAGGCGATTGTTTGTGGTTCAAATCGAGAAAACATTAAAAACAGCCTTGATGTCGCTATTGAGTTTCTACAAACGCTGCTTAACTCCACCGGCCTCTTgagcatcatcattgacggagttgatgagattgaccTCTCCGAACGAGAGAAACTACTAAAGAAACTTTTTGATACATCTACGGCCTGCAAGAAAACTCTTATATTAATAAGCAGTCGAGCAGAACACGATATCTCAACAATCCTAGGTCCAATATCAGCAACAATCCGAGTAGATACACACAATGCTGCAAGCATCCAGATATTTGTTGACGACTGGGCTCAAACGTGGTTTTCGGCTCATGATTTTCTATGCGAAGACAGATCCGAGATCGAAGACCTCCTCGCGCCGCTTTCTTTAAAAGCAAAAGGTATTTTCAATACTTCCCTTATTGCAAGCCATCACTTACTTCCCAGTAGGGATGTTTCTTTACGCCAAGATCATGTTGCGCAGCATAGAGGAACTTGACAACCTAGATGAGATCCGCAACGGGCTCAAAGTACCTCCCAAAGACCTAGATGAAGCGTACGGAAGCTCAGCTGCTATAAACAACCAGAAAGCTGATAAATCTATAGATATGGGAGACTGTTTGAGAAAATCGATCGCAAGTCTGAAATTGTGAAAAAGAAGTGCCGACTTGTCCTTGGCTGGATCAGCTGCTCACCAACACCTTTGACGTTGTTAGAGCTAGAGCAAGCTTTAGTAATGACTATCAGCAACGCATCTAGAGTGTCCTCGCCACTGAATTTTGTCCGCCTTTGTGGTCCCATTGTCGAAGTTGTGGAGGACAGCATTCAGTTTGTACATTTCATACACCTCCACTGGTGATGTCGCACGATATGTCTTACTCTTTTAATGTGGACTTGAGGCGACTACTCAGCTCTATACTTGTCCTCAAAATCTGTAATTTCGCTAGCTTCATCAAAGAGTCTCATGAATCGACCTTTGTTTGATGCGCTAAGCAAATCTGATTCCATCTTCCGGTCGCATCTTGTTGCGGAGTCGTCTTCCAGCGTCGGCAATTGGGACCCTGGACGAAGCAGATAATGAGGGTTGCAATACTGCATACTGCTATCATACTCTGAAGGCGATGGATGTTGAAAATAGAAACCAGCATTTCCAAGAATATTCCCGATGGTATATTGGTCAGTAGCAAGCCCATACAAGACAATTCGGACCAGGCAATCGACTGGCGAACGAAAAGTTTGAAACTCTTTCtttgaagttttttttttctcgaaTTTGTCGTGGTTACCAGTTTTGCATCGGCTTTAATTGTAAACTCCCGGAAAATCTTAGCCAAGGTAGCATTGTTGATAATACCGGCGTATCTTTGTGTATCTTGAGATGAGAGCTTTACTTTTGTTTCGAGGGCCTCGAGGGTCACTGGAGCATGTGTCGCGCCTTTATGGCCTTCAAAGGAAGATGTCGCAGTCGCTATGATCTGCGAAATGCTAAGAATTGGGTTCAAGGTTCACAAGGGCATGAGAGGCATAACATACAATGCCGAAACAAGTATCAGGCTCCGATGGTTCAACTATTGCGGGTACATTCACCGCTGTTGAATTGATGTTGCAAGTATCCGGACTGGCTGTGATTACATAAATTGAATGATAAGAAAGTTATACACTAGGCTCGGCCCTTGATGACTTAGGTACTTGACATGATGTCCTCTTGGATGGAACAAAGCGTTGCGTCACTACCCGTATCCATTTGATCTTCAAACGAGGATATATCAGTGACTTCAGCCGTTTCAACAGAGATGTTGATGTCGAAATTTGGATCGATGTTCGGATCGAAGTTTGCACCAATGTTCAGATCGAAATTCGGGGCAATATTCAGATCGAAGTTGATATCGACATTTAGATCGAAGTTGATATAGACATTTGGATCGATAGTGTAGGTTTGGAACCCTGCTGAAAGTAGTGAACTCTCACTCAGGCTATACTGTGGTTGTAAACAAGCACGTTTAGATGCCACATGACCGCTATCATCGAACTCATCTAGATCGAGATTATGTTTCGCTGTGTGAGTGGTGTGTAGTttctgtacatgtatatgtTGTGTCGGATCGTAAGGTTCCATTGTACTATACCGTCACGGCGAAATGGCTACTAGGTTGGCAGGTAGAAGgatattgaagaagaacaaaaagttTCAACTGCGACACCAcgctgttttttttttttttttttttttttttttgttccttaCAGCACAGCCTACAACCTACATGCAAGCACAGCCTAACTATAAGCCTGTGACACAACCTCACCGGCATGAAAAACATGTAAATTGGGAGTCTATGGTGTTTCATTGGTCAATTTATGCATAGGTAGGTACTTGATGAGTTGGCAGGCGACGGCGGCTCCAGAATTGTTTTCAGGCGTCGCCCCCCAAACCCTTCGAAACATATTAGGGATTTGAGGTTTGCTGAAATGACGAATATCTCCTACGGCTAGATCATCATTGCACAATCTTGATTAAATGAAAATATATGGATGAATATTTTACTCATACGATGGTGATGATAGCTGAAATCATgtagctacatgtacatggtacatacatgtattgtTGGCCGATTTGGGAGCCGCATAATATTCTGTCATGCATTGCCAGCACACATCAAGGTTCCTGCTTATGGCTAATCGATAGGTATAGAGTGGTGGAAAGCAATCAACGAAATATTACCTGGGTAATGATATTTCCgattatttaattatagtaatatTATACATACTAAAACGAGAAACATACGAGATAGAATCCCATTCCTATTtcttgacgatgctgccATCTTGTGTCAATTAAAGTGTTACTGCATGGACGTTCTACTGCATTTAAAGCTTGTCAATGGAGTTGGATTAAAGCTACCGAAGAAGGTCTCACGTATAATTCATTAAAGATATAAAATTCAAGTGACTTTCAGAGTATGATACTTCTTTCAAGGTTGCCCTTTAAAAAGCAGACGCAGTCCCGGGTAGGATATACCTGTTGGGCTGTAAATCATCACCATTTACATGTGTTCAGGAGACAACACGTATGCACTGGGTCCCCTTGTGGAGCAGGcgttcatcatctccgcAGGCAGGGTGGCCTTATCTTGATTCATGTTTGCGAATTCTCCGTAACACAATTTCGGTGGCCAGTGAATTTTGGATCATGAACGCCGGTTATAAGCGATTCATGTATCGTAGTGGCGGATTATCTGGAGGCGGGATCTGCACATTTGTGGGATCTTGACCACGCGGCGTCACAGGTACTGATTCTAGAATCGAAATCAATGCATCTATTTCTCTTGGCTGTTAGATAGAGTAGGTGCTACCATCAATACTATGACTACACGCATATATCCATCATGCCCTTTTCTGCATGGCGTTGAATTCACTGATATATCCAGTTCAGTCCATCTGTTTTACCCCTCAGACGCGGCTCGTTTGGCTCCCCCACTTGGgtctcttgtttcttgtttcccCTGTTACAGTGACGTCTCCAGCGTGTCTCCTCTCTAAAGCAGCTAGTGCGGGGCGTCTCGTCTCCCTGGGGCCGGTTCCGTTGGACTAGGGGAGGGGCATGAGCTGCTCCGGTCGGCACGAGCATGAACCTGTAGCTCGACGATCGACGGCCGTGTCATCTgttcttccttttccattCTCTAACCTGTACGGGCCATCACTCTTTCGTTTGGCAATCTGTTATCCTGAGTGCCGTGCGGTCGGGCATCGACAGAATCATCTCTCGCTTATCTCGATTCACCATCTCTACGAGCACCTACCCGCCTTGCTGCCGATTATCTCCCCGTCTCCCCAATCTCACAGACTCCCCAATCATGGCATCAACCGAGGAAATTGTTCGGCGGCTCCAGGAGTCTCGCCCGCCTGCAACAGACGCCGCCACCTACCTCACCATTGTCGAAATGTCCTTGTCTCCAGAGATCCTGCCTGCGCTGCAGGAGATCCTGGAGGACGTCCCATTGACCACTGAAATCGGCTGGGACATGGTTGATATGCTAATCCCCATCCCTGGCAGTGAAGAATGCCTAGAGAGTATTGCGCGTCTGGGTAACCCACGAGAGGTCATTCTGAAAGTGCTCGAGGTCATGGAGAAAACCACGGCCgcgggagaagagggtgatgaagatgaggaagaggaagaggaaggagcgggagaagagaaagcggAAGgctccaaagccatcaccacaaaAGGCGAAACAAAAGCTGTCAGGCACTTTGTCACACTCTGTGGAATGTTGGGGATTCTACTCAAACGGCTCCAGGTCAAGGCCCCATCGCGATTTCTACATACTGCGCTCGAAACAGTACAGAGAT
The sequence above is drawn from the Trichoderma breve strain T069 chromosome 5, whole genome shotgun sequence genome and encodes:
- a CDS encoding ferric reductase NAD binding domain-containing protein, with protein sequence MDMGGDSPSSSAPLTAAGVDFSNETQAFDFLQDILDDSVLGPIGNQYARYFWYGVVVVIGIASICNVVQRCVLRMRLRASARNRSRPAKPANPLTQTIATAAALLREPSYPQITPLSASSWFKVPPLGHVYIITAYLAFILALLFINNNIPGAQHFQALGIRAGWLGAAQVPLLVLTSSKTSLIGFLVNSSVERLNVYHRWVSRGLLLLATLHFGLQSHAWNIYGLMVLEWKTDECTPTGISAYALLLWMNLTSLAPLRFFKYKIFVVQHLLTYFGFTVALVYHLYGTSSPYSTNYIYISIALYLVGQLVRFVRMVVVNIRPSRATLTPLEGSATKIRLSNPGIKSWQAGSYVRLFIPRFNIVQGHPATILSTPSSHGGDMVFILRSCGSFTKRLLKAAQIEGHQSMHLTLIDGPYPSPHADFACFDTLVLIAGSTGVTFTLSVLQDIAQRAKTHKILPLRILYFTWVIKHQSWISWVSEELRTAFSMLQEAGVETLCNIHITGEEGIAGDEESARRGQLQEREKEQDIEVDGCPVLDDEKTEVSKSRDPGTSDADISFAELHVGRPTFRTMLERRVNQAQGETAVAVCGPLGLSIAVRSAVVRISDDLAVDKGSGLDGLYLHVENFD